The genomic interval GGTACGTCCGCCGGAACCGAAAAAACCGGAGCCGGTTAAACATCAGCGTCCGGTCAATGCGGTTTCCGCGGCCCCGAATGTTCGCCGTCTGGCGCGCGAACTGGGTGTGGATATCCATATGGTCAAGCCGTCACGCGAGGGCGGTCGTATCAGTATGGAAGATGTGAAGAACCACGCGAAAGGCACCATTGAAAGCGGGGGTGGTGGACGCCGCTCAAGCGTTCAGGGGGCTACCCGTGTGGAAAAAATGTCGGGCATCCGTAAGGCGACCATGAACCACATGGCGCATTGCTGGGCTACAATTCCTCACGTTACTCAGCAGGACTGGGCGGACATCACGCATCTCGATGAATTGCGCAAAAAGTTTGCAAAGAAGGCGGAGGCACACGGAGCCAAGCTGACTGTTACAGCCATTCTCGTGAAAGTGGTGGCATCTGCGCTGAAAGCATTCCCGAATTTCAACTGCAGCATCGATGCGGATAATGCAGAAATTATCTACAAGGATTTCTACAATATCGGGATTGCTGTTGATACGGATAAGGGACTGATGGTTCCGGTCATTCGTGATGCCGATCAGAAAAATATGATCGAACTGGCCGGTGATCTGGGGGCGATTGCTAAAAAAGCCCGTGAAGGTCAGATTGCGCTGGAGGATCTGCAGGGCGGAACCTTTACGATCACCAATCTTGGCGGAATCGGCGGAACCTTCTTTACGCCGATTGTGAATTCGCCGGAAGTGGCGATTCTCGGTGTCGGCCGGGCCGTCAGGCAGGACGGCCGGATGATGATGCCGCTGTCGCTGTCCTATGACCATCGCATCATCGATGGTGCAGACGGTGCGCGCTTTATCCGCTGGATTGTGGATGCACTTGAAGAACCGCTGCTGCTTGCTCTGGAAGGCTAAGTATTGCATTAGCCGCCCTGATGTGGATGATAATGGCCATGGATTCAACCATGGCCATTTTTAATGCCTGCATCACAGTGCTGGACTACGAAACCACCGGCTCGGTTCGTGGCTTTCCGACGGAACCGTGGCAGATCGGTATGGTGACGCTGAAGAATGGAAAAGTTGATCCGGATTCCATGTTTGAGAGCTGGCTGAAGATTGATCCGGAGCGGCCGTTTAATCCCCATGCACCGGGGCGCCATGCGCAGCTGCGCGGTGAGCTGGCTGAAGCTCCGACGCCGCAGGAACTCTGGCCGTCGGTCAAAAAAAGGCTCACCGATTTTCCGCTTTGTGCACATAACATCGGAACCGAGAAAAAATTTACACGGCTGATGGCTCCGATGCATCCGTTCGGAATCTGGATTGATACGCTCCGGATTGCCCGCAAAGCGTGGCCGGGCTGTACGTCCTACGCGCTGGAAGATCTGATTGTTCTGCTCGGTCTGAAACAGAAGGTTGATGTGCTTTGTACGGGAAAAGAGGCACATGATGCGCTATATGATGCGGTCGCTTCCGCCAGGCTCCTCGAATACCTTCTGGAACAGCCGGGGTGGAGCAATCTGACCGTCGGGGAGCTGGCCGCTTTATAGGGTTCATAACCGCCCCGCCGCATATTCAAAATACGACAGGGGGAGTCTGCATTCAGCCCAGCAGCATTTTTTCGGTAGTTTCCCAGTCAATGCACTGGTCGGTGATGGAGAGGCCGTATTCAAGATCGCCATTAATCTTCTGGTTACCTTCTTTGATGAAACTTTCCACCATGACGCCGGTGATCGGGCAGTTTTCCCGGGTGCGCTGTTGTTTAATACTTTCCCAGACCTTGATCTGATTGCGGGCCACCTTGTTGGCATTGGCGTGGGAGCAGTCGACCATCAGGGACGGTAAAAGCCCGGCGTCTTCGAGTTTGCAGGCGGCATAGGTGACTTCCGGGTATTGGAAGTTCGGGCCTTTACCTCCCCGCAGCACGAGATGCGTATTCGGATTGCCGGAGGTAGTGACCACGGCAGTGTGCCCGTCCTGGTCGATACCGAGAAAACTGTGCGGATTGCTGGCGGACTCAATGGCATTTATGGCAATTTCGATGTTGCCGTCGGTGGCATTTTTGAAGCCGACGGGCATGGAGAGTCCACTCGACATTTCGCGGTGCGTCTGGGATTCCGTCGTACGTGCGCCGATGGCCGACCAGCTGACCAGATCAGCCGTATACTGTGGAACAATCGGATCAAGAAATTCGGTTGCAATCGGCAGACCGAGATCGGCAATATCGAGCAGCAGCCGCCGCGCGGTGCGCAGGCCGTATTCCATATCGTTGCTGCCGTCGAGGTGGGGATCGTTGATGAACCCCTTCCATCCGATGGTGGTGCGCGGTTTCTCGAAATAGACGCGCATGACAATAAAATAGCGGTCTTTCACTTTTTCCGCTACTGCAGCCAGGCGTTTGGCATAATCGAGTGCGGCTTCAGGATCGTGGATCGAGCAGGGGCCGATAACGATCAGCAGACGGTTGTCTTTGCAGTGAATAATGTCACGAACCGTCTGGCGGTCGGACAGCACTTTTTCAGTGAGTCGGTCTCCGAGGGGGAGCTCCTCTTTCAGTTTTGCCGGCGCAATGAGTTTTTTCAGTTCGGTTACGCGCAGGTTTTCGGTGAGATAAATTTCGTTTTTCATAAGGAGGCGGAATTAAACACAAAGGTTCAGGGATTGAAAGTCCCTTCTTGTTTGCATTTTATGATGTTTTCCTGACGGTTTCTCAGTATTTCCTTGTTGGTCCAGACGCCGTGCGGATCACGGTAGGGCAGCCCGCGTGAGGTTTCGCGGATCATTCGGATTTCATGATCCGGCAGGGGAATTTCAATATCGGTTTCGCGCAGAGCGGCGATGGTTCCTCCACGTGCGCGACCTACCGGATCGGTTTCGCCGACAAAAAAGCCGGCTTCCAGCAGTCCGGAGCGGACGGGGATTGCCGCGCAGTAGGTTAAAAGCGCAGCGTCCGGTTTCATGACCCGTTTCAGTTTGCGGAAAAAGTCGACGGTCCAGAGTTCGGCATTGCGCTGTGTGGAAAACGCGTCGAGGAATACCAGATCGTATGTTGTATCCGGAAGTTTAGTGATGGTATATCGCGCATCACCCCAAAGGATCTTAATTTCCGATTTCCGGTTAATGATTGCGGATTGGTTGCGATGGAGATCGGTCAGAATTTTTTTCCAGTCACAGGAATCGGTTTCTG from Verrucomicrobia bacterium S94 carries:
- a CDS encoding dihydrolipoyllysine-residue acetyltransferase, with the protein product MALEFKLPELGENIESGDVVNVLVEVGETVTEGQSLVEIEAGKASMEIPAPAAGTISAIHVAAGDTVEVGQLAFTIDDGGAVSPAAEEASAEEPEAEEAPAEDGPAENEAESAPSGGGDTVEFKLPDLGENIESGDIINVLVAEGDRVTEGQSLLEIEAGKASMEIPAPVAGVIKAVHVAQGDTVSVGTLAFTIESSGAAPKAAPAQEAKPSQAAPAAPAPKPKSREPEQPVVVRPPEPKKPEPVKHQRPVNAVSAAPNVRRLARELGVDIHMVKPSREGGRISMEDVKNHAKGTIESGGGGRRSSVQGATRVEKMSGIRKATMNHMAHCWATIPHVTQQDWADITHLDELRKKFAKKAEAHGAKLTVTAILVKVVASALKAFPNFNCSIDADNAEIIYKDFYNIGIAVDTDKGLMVPVIRDADQKNMIELAGDLGAIAKKAREGQIALEDLQGGTFTITNLGGIGGTFFTPIVNSPEVAILGVGRAVRQDGRMMMPLSLSYDHRIIDGADGARFIRWIVDALEEPLLLALEG
- a CDS encoding 3'-5' exonuclease, producing MWMIMAMDSTMAIFNACITVLDYETTGSVRGFPTEPWQIGMVTLKNGKVDPDSMFESWLKIDPERPFNPHAPGRHAQLRGELAEAPTPQELWPSVKKRLTDFPLCAHNIGTEKKFTRLMAPMHPFGIWIDTLRIARKAWPGCTSYALEDLIVLLGLKQKVDVLCTGKEAHDALYDAVASARLLEYLLEQPGWSNLTVGELAAL
- a CDS encoding 3-deoxy-7-phosphoheptulonate synthase, with protein sequence MKNEIYLTENLRVTELKKLIAPAKLKEELPLGDRLTEKVLSDRQTVRDIIHCKDNRLLIVIGPCSIHDPEAALDYAKRLAAVAEKVKDRYFIVMRVYFEKPRTTIGWKGFINDPHLDGSNDMEYGLRTARRLLLDIADLGLPIATEFLDPIVPQYTADLVSWSAIGARTTESQTHREMSSGLSMPVGFKNATDGNIEIAINAIESASNPHSFLGIDQDGHTAVVTTSGNPNTHLVLRGGKGPNFQYPEVTYAACKLEDAGLLPSLMVDCSHANANKVARNQIKVWESIKQQRTRENCPITGVMVESFIKEGNQKINGDLEYGLSITDQCIDWETTEKMLLG